Within the Mus caroli chromosome 10, CAROLI_EIJ_v1.1, whole genome shotgun sequence genome, the region TCACAATTGATAAACGTGTGCCAAGGGTCTATAtttgtcccatgcatgctctctggttggtggtttagtctttgtGGGCCCTTATCAGggtaggttagttgattctatatgATTTATAGAGGTGTCCTTGACCTCTTCgactccttcaatccttcatcctcctcttccacaagattccctgagGTCTgactaatgtttagctgtgggtctctgttttcatcagtttctgagtggagcctctcaggtgaCAACTATGATATGTACCTTTCtggaagtatagcagaatatctttaatagtgtcagggataggtgttctctcatggcatgggtctcaagacTGGCCAGTCATTGATTAGCCATTCCTCCAGCTTTTGCTCCATCTTTACTCTTGAATAGCTTGTTGGCAAGAGAAGTTGTAGATCTAAggctttgtggctgggttggtttACCCATTGCTCTTCTGGAAGTCTTTTCTGGTTCTAGGAGATGGCTGTTCCAGACTCCACATTCCCCATTGCTAGGAATTGCAGCTTGAGtgaccctcatagattcctggtaGTTTCCATTACCTAGCTTATCCCAGAGATGCACCCCTaccaactcaatttttttttgtctatgtaTTCTCTCCTTCCTAGACTtgacccttcctcctcccctcccacatgATCCCTCACTACCATCCCTTTATCTACTCCCTATGTTTATTCTCTTTCCACTTTTTAGTGATTTCTAAGCATCACCCATTGCGATCCCCTTGTTTATCTAGCTTCTGTTGATCTATGGATGGTAGCATAGTTATTCTGTAGTTTATGGCTAATATCACTTATAAGTGTGTAAATACCATGTATGCACTTCTGGTtctatgttacctcactcaggatgatcttttctagcaccatccatttgcctgcaagtttcatgatgtccttattttaatagctgagtagggtCCCtactaggttatttccagtttatggcgattatgaataaagctactatgaacatagcaCATATCTTTGTTATGGTAGAAcctcttttgggtatatgtccaagagtgcaatggctgagtcttgaggtagaactatttccaattttacgATAAacttccaaattgatttccaaagtactTGTACAAGTaatacaagtttgcattcccatcagTAATAGAATAGTGTTCAATTTGAACCACATCACAGTAGCTTTCTTGaagattcttctctttctcattgtagacttttggtttctttgtcaaaaatcaagtgtccataagtgtgtgggtttacttaTAGGtcttgcattgaatctatagattgtccTTGGTAAGATGGtaattttcactatgttaatcctacctatacatgatcatggaagatctttccacctgctgatatcttcttcaatttccttcttcaaaggCTTAAGGTTTTTGTCACACAGGACTtgcacttgcttggttagagttacaccaatatattttatattattcatgactattgtgatgggtgttgtttccctaatttctttctcagtttggatatcatttgtataaaggaggactaCTGATTTCTTGAGCTTAATTGTGTATCTAGCCACTTTACTGTaggtgtttatcagttgtaggaacTGTCTGGTAGAAATTTTGAGGCCAACTATGTATATtgttatatcatctgcaaataatgtttctttaacttcttcctttacaatatGTGCCTGCTTGAGCTTCTTTATAGTCTGATTGCtatagctagaacttcaaatactatagtGAATAGGCACACAAATCTTGCCATgctctgattttaatggaattgctttaaatttctctccatttaatttgatgttagctattggcttgctgtatattggctttgtgtgtgtgtgtttagataaGATTCCtcaaagacttttaacatgaacgggtgttggattttgtcaaagcattttcatcatctaatgagatgatcatgccatgtttcttttttttttccagtttgtctATATTCTGGATTATATTGCTGAATTTTTATAAGTTGAATCCCTGCATCTTTGGtataaagcctacttgataatggCAGATGGTGTTTTTCATGTGTCCTTAAATTCAGTGAGTATTTTTatcaaatttgtattttattgagtatttttgcattaatgttcataagggagattggtctgaaattctctttttagGTTGAATCTTTAGTTTAGGCATCAGTGTGACTGTGGCCACATATAATTAATttagtagtgttccttctgtatctattttgttaaataatttgGGGACTGTTGAGATTGGTTCTTCTGTGAAAGTCTGGTCGAATTCTGTACTAGAACCATCTTGTCCTGGGTGTTTTTTATAGTTGTAAGACTTTTCACGACTGGTTTATTTTGCTAAGGTTTATatatctatttaaattgtttacctaATTTGAcctaactttggtaagtggtatttattaagaatttcatctatttcttttaggtttttgaattttgtagaatacagatttttaaagtaagacctaatgattctttggatttcctcaaagTCTGCTGTTATgtccctcttttcatttctaattttgttactgAGGAATTCTCTTCGCCTTTTAGTTAGATTGGACAAggctttattttgttgatttttttcaaagagctAACTCTTggctttgttaatttttttgtattgttctttgcTTCTAATAGCTTggttttagccctgagtttggttatttcctgcagTGTACTATCCTTTGATATGTTTGCTTatatttgttctagagctttcaggtgtgctggtcAGTCACTAGTATGGAATCTCagtaatttctttatggaggcacttagtactatgaacttttctctttgcactgctttcactgtgccccataagtttgggtatgttgtgcctcattttcattgaattctagaaagcctttaatttctttatttcttccttgacccattgatcattgagtagatagttgttcacTTTCATGAGTTTGTAGTTTACCTTTAATCCATGATGGTCTGATAATGTACAGaagtttatttcaattttcttaaatttttaaggCTTGCTTTGTGAGAAAGTATaagattaattttgaaaaatattaagtgAGATGGTGAGAAgagggtatattcttttgtgtttgggtgaaatgttctatggatatctgttaggttcatttgattcattgcctttgttattattattatttttctatttaatttctgaCTGGATCACCTCTCCATTGGGAAGAGTGGGGTATTAAATTATCCCACTATAAATGTGTAGGCCTCAATGTATGATTTAAAATTTAGcaatgtttcattttcaaatgtggGCGCCCTTGCATTTGtggcataaatattcagaattgagacatcatctttATGTGTTCCCTTTGAGGGGTATGAAatgtcctttctccatctcttttgattaattttggtggAAAGCCTATTCTATTTcctattagaatggttactccaacTTTTTGTTCCAATTTGCTTTGAAAAACCCTATCAAATGAGGTACTGTGAAgtaatgtttatatatttgttgttGGGAGgtatttcttggatgcagcagaatgatgaatcctgttttcacatccattatgttagcctgtgtctttttattgggcaacTGAGTTCATTGATCTTGAGAGGTATTTATGATCAATGATTATTAATTCCGTTTTTTTGATGTTGATACTGGTAGCATGTGTGCGTATGTATAAGTGTATTTCCCTTCTTTCAGTTTTGCCTAtgcagaattatttatttcctgtgttttcttggatgtcaTTAGCCTCCTTGGGTGGAGTTTTCCTTCCACTATCTTCTATAGAgttggatttgtggatagatattgtttaaatttagttttatcatggaatatgccacaaacatacaaacaaacaaacactcacaaaaaaaaaaaaaaaaaacaaaaaacaaaaaccaaaaaagctcCTAAAACCACGTTATCTAAGGTTGAGGCCTCAAGAACTTTCCCCTCCCATGTTAGCATGTTTATTGGTGTGAGCATTGTTGGGGTCCTGCTTGGAAAACCACATTGATGAGATTTCATCGTTGTAGAtcctctgacatttctagaagaaGCTATCTCACAACTAACACACTGCATCTCTGACTTTCATAATCTCTCTACTCCCTCTTCCACAATAGCTTCTGAGCTTTAGTATAGGAGTGTTATAGTTGTGTCCAAGAGATCTGGGTtccacaattctgcattttgatgGGCTATGTTTCCTGAAATACTTTTTTCTATTCCAtcagaagtttccttgatgagtgATAAGAACTATATTTATCTGTGggcataaggataaatatttagagtgtAGTTAGTGATTGTATTAGTTTAGTAAATTGAGGGTGGTatgttctcctccaagatccatgactagCCCTAGGTAACTGGCTAGGTTTCCAGAATCAGGCATGATTTTCCTTTGGCTGAGTAGTACTTAAGtgcaattagagagctgttggtcgCCACAGAGTGATAAATTTCACTATTGCACCATTAGATTTTATCATGCTGTGCTTGTCATTGTTATTATTCCTAGGTGCTGTAGCTGGGTAGGATGATTGCTTGTTTTCCCTCATTAAAAATACAACTAAATAATGGCAAACTTCAAAAGATAGTGTTCCCCAGGAAATAGACCCTGAATTTGGTTGTTCTATACCAAGTTTTCAGCCCTGAAAtcctatacatatatgtaacttTATACTGACTAGTCATGTTGTATATAGTCTTTagaaatatgtacacatatatttaacaataatttttaaagaaaaggccatgaatttgagaaagaacagaaggattCATAACAGGATTTGGAGTGGGAAAGTGAAAGTAGAAACAtacttttataatttcaaaaactaaaaatatatttaaaataaatgttttaaacaaatattttgtcatgatgactattaagaaaaaataaataagaagtatacaaaacattttatttgaattttgcACTTGGATATAACATGAGATGAATGAATTAAGCAAATTGTTCAAGAACATTCAGATAGAAAAAGTAAATTGTGAGTTCAGACCCTCTAAACATGATTTAGAGGTCCTTAAATAAGCTCAATTGTAAAGCTTGAAAATGGCACCATGTGCTTTCCTTACAGGTAAGAAACAGAGGATCATTTCCTTACATTAAGTCACTTCATTTAAAAACCCTCCTAAGTAAGAATCTGAAACAACTTCTTGAAAACAAATTACTTCACACCAATCGTAGAGATTATATGAATAAACAGAGCCATGAAGGAGAATGGGAAAGTGGtttgaaattcagaaaaaaaaaagtgagattaTGGAAATGAGCTATAAAGCCTTTCATGAGGTTAAACAGATAAAAGCTTTAAATGTAAAGAGATCAAAGCAGAAAATGTGAATTGCCAAAAAGAATGAGTTGTGCTTTATTAGTGAAGCAAAGAGTGATGACTTTGTCCAAAATCGTTGAAATCATACTAAAATCAAATGAGTCTATATATAAGTGGAAAGTTGAAAAGCTGAGACAATTTTAAACAGAATGTTAAAGGAAGGGTCAAGTGAATATAAACTTAAGAAAGGGCTTACcctctatatgtgtgtatgatatataaaaGACATAATACTAATTACTATGTGAAACGTTCACTTATAATAAAGGATTAAACTAAACTTAAACTCAAACTTAAACAAGATTGACCCGAAACAGCATGAGAAGAACACGAGTTTTGTTTGTGTTGGCATACTTCTCATTccctaaattaaaatttttataacagAATACATACAGAAAGGAAATATGCTATTAttgaatgtatttaaaaataaacacaaggaaCTTCATTTTGGAATTTTAATACCCCAAACTATACTTTTATTGAAACCCTTTCTggtagaaataaaggaaaaaaactttAATGTCTATAGAATACTAACCTTGCAACTCTAAGACACTAGAGTTTTTCATGAAAATCAAGTAATCGGGTGATTTGGTTTCACACTTCCACTTATAAGCTGGGAAACTAATTCTTTGTAAGATACTGTCTTAGGAATCAAAATGGTACTACATAAACATCCTATTGTGATATTCAGaggaaaatatattcaacagTAATTATCCCATATAGAAAATATGTTAATATGTATGGAAATAGAAACGAATCTGGCAAAAACATATGAACTACAACACAACTAAACGAATCATTTTGTGAGAGGTGTTGAGTTAGGGTCTGTGAACATagccatggttgtcctggaactcactatatagcctaggatggtatctaactcacagagatatacatACCTTTCCCTTCCAACTATAAGGATGGTGTGTGTTAGCATACCCTGTGACCTAAATGAATCTTTAATAAACCacagcaaaaattatttttaaacatataaactATGCTGCAACAGCATGATAACTATTTACCAGTCAATAACTAATATTAAATATGAACATATTGTTAAGATTATCTAAACAGAGgagtcttttcatttattttaacagTTGTCTCCTAAAATCTTCTCTGGGAAAAGAAGTTAGGGGAAGACAGAGTGTTGGACCAAAAGCAAATTAATTTAAAGGGACATTTTTGTGGAATGATGTTTATAAAATTGTGTATTAAACTGGTGTCAATTACAGCTAGACTTAGGCACATAATAATAGCATTATGAAATATGTGCATCAAATATGAGCTATTATGTGACACAAAGATATGTTCAAACATCAGCTTCTTCACTAACCTACAGTAATACAGGAATGACACTCAAGTTAGCTTGTCTTGAGATTGGCACCTGACTCAACTCTGAGATTTTATAAAACCTGTCTTATTTTTCAACCAGATTGGACAAGAGACAATAACCACGAATGAGAAACCGAACAGTAACAACTTTCATTTTGCTGGGTCTTACAGATGACATTCGGCTGCAAACTCTACTTtttatctttctgcttttttcttACATGTTGAGTTTATCTGGTAACCTAACCATCATCACCCTCACTCTGATTGACCCCCATCTTAAAACGCCTATGTATATTTTCCTCAAAAATTTCTCCTTCTTAGAAATTTCACTCACAACTGCTTGTATTCCCAGATTTCTATACAGCATATCATCTGGGGACAAATCCATTGCCTATGCTGCTTGTGTCAGTCAACTGTTGTTTATAGACCTCTTTGCAGTTACAGAATTTTTTCTCTTGGCTATCATGTCCTATGATCGCTATGTCGCCATCTGTAAACCTCTGCATTACATGACCATCATGAATAGCAGAGTCTGCAAGAACTTCATCTTCTTCTGTTGGGTAGCAGCACTGATCATCATTCTCCCACCAATTAGCCTAGGTTTGGGCCTGGAATTCTGTGACTCAGATATAGTTGACCATTTTTGTTGTGATGCAGCTCCTCTCCTGAAAATCTCTTGTTCAGATACATGGTTGATAGAACAGATGGTGATAGCTGGTGCTGTGTTGACATTCATTATCACCTTTGTGTGTGTTGTCCTTTCTTATGGTTATATCATCAAGACCATTCTGAGATTTCCCTCTGCCAAGCAAAGGAAAAAGGCCTTTTCCACCTGTTCTTCCCACATGATTGTTGTTTCTATTACATATGGTAGCTGCATCTTCATTTATGTCAAACCTTCATCCAAGGATGATGTAGCTATCAATAAAGGGATTTCACTTATTATTGTATCAATTTCACCAATGTTGAATCCCTTTATTTATGCACTGAGAAACAAGCAAGTAAAGCAAGCTTTCAATTACTCAATTAAAAAAGTTGCATTTCTTTCAAAGatgtaaaaaacaaatgaagaattcTAAACAAAGTAGGGTGAATGATTGGAAAATCTGAAGCTTTGTTATAGTATTATTctatatctttgttttttaatcttcttatgctcacactttcttttttaacttgtATACTATGAGCATGACTTTGTCTATCTCTATTAAAACCAAACTTTTTGAATATATTTAGTCTTGCAGCCAACCTGAAATTGTTGTCTGACTGTTATTCCTGAGAATAAAGTAGATTGTGGTTTTATACCATGTTTCCCACACTTTCATGTgtgcctttttattttacattgtaaCTAATCAAATGAGCACAGaagttatatgtacatataaaaatattcattatctaTTTGCCACCAAGAAAAGAGATGGCAAGGTAAAACTGGAGGAGCAAAATTAGAAACTCAAGCAAGATACTCATAAGCAAATATCACCTCACAAtacagaagatggaaaagagaatcttagGAATAGACAGAATGATGGGATACCTTGgttgaagaaaatgtgaaatcaCATAAAACGAAAAATCCAGGCCTAAACTTCCAAGAAATCTGGGAATCTCTGAAGAGGCGAAATCTCacaataataggaatagaagaagtagaaaaaaacccaatcaaagacacagaaaatattttcaacaaaataatagaataaactTACTGGCGTCACAGGGTACAAGGAGtatacagaataccaaatacCCTGGACAAGAAAAGTAATTCCTCACAGCACCAAATAATCAAAACCTTAAGCATCAAGAacaagagaatattaaaagctgcaagggataAAAAGAGCAAGTAacataaaagcagacctattagaataaatctgaattttaatggatactctaaaagccagaagggctaAATAGATATTCTAGAAACCCTAAAATATAACAGATACCAGCCAAGATTACTACATCagacaaaactctcaatcacaaTAGATGAAGAGAGAAATGCATTGTATTTGATAAAACCAAACTCAAGCAGTATGTGTCCAGTCCTAGAGATGGCACTTCAACTTCAGGAGGTTAACCATTCTCATGTAAACACAAGGGACAAAAATTCCAAACCAGAGACATGGGCACTATCCCATCTCCTTTGAATCTGCACCTCCACCTGTGGTTGATCAGCACACCAGCACCTTTCCCACACTCCACAACACCtatctcccaggaggtctgccaTAAGCAGGGACATAGTTGAGACACCAGCCCCAATACCTAGGACAGCTGGGACCCCCACAGAGACTAGCATATGTGAATTCTATTCTAATCTGTCTGAGTCCCACTATCCTTCCAGTCTGCACCTTCCTCTGCAACTGGGGCAGATATTGCCCCTGGAGCCAAAGTCTGACTGTCTCCAGGAGTTTTTCCCTAACCAAGAACACAGGTGGTCTGCTGTAACCAGGGACAAAAAACCCCCGGCTCTAACCAGGCACACAAGAGACTGCTCCTAAATGATACAGCACTGCTTacctcccaggaggcctgctctaaccaaGGTCACAGAGCTCCCCCTGCATCCAAGGAGGCCAGCTCCAGTCggagacacccaggccagttaacaccagagataaccagatggtaatAGGCAATctcaagaacataaacaacagaagccaatacAATTCAGCACCATcggaacccagttctcccaccacagccagTCCTGAATACCCTAACatgcctgaaaagcaagattctgacctagaATTcaatttcatgaagatgatagaggtctttaaggaagatataaatagccctcttaaagaaatacaaggaaacaGGCAAACATGTAGaattccttaaagaggaaacaaatgaatcccttagagaaatacaggaaaatataatcaagcaggtgaaggaatcgAATAAACAGTTCAAGAcccaaaaatggaaatagaaacaatgaaatcATAAGTGGAGGCAACCCTAGAGATGGACAACCTAGTAAAGAGATCATGAATTACAGATGCAAGTAtcaaaaaaagaatacaagagatagagaaGAAAATCTCAGGTATTGAAGATAGCATAGAAGATATTGATACTTAGGTCAAAAAAATACAATGTGTAAAAAGCTcccaacccaaaacatccaagaaacccaggacacaatgaagagACCAACCCTAAGaacaatagaaatagaagaaggtgaagcttcccagttcaaaggaccagaaaatgtcttcaacaaaacaTAGATCAAAACTTCCCtgccctaaagaaaaagatggccattaatgtacaagaagcctacagaacatcaaatagattggaccattAAAAAtgttcctgtcacataataatcaaagcattaaattcacagaacaaagaaagaatattaaaacttgtaaggggaaaagaccaagtaacatataaagacagacctatcagaattatagtAGACTTCTCTACtgagacactaaaagccagaagatcctagacagacatcatacagaccctaatAGAATACAAATACCATCCCAGGATATCATACCCAACAatactctcaatcaccatagatggagaaaccaggatattccatgacaaaacaaaatggaaacaatatctttctattaaTCTAGCTCTAGAggatgctagaaggaaaactccaaaactaAGGGGATAACCACACACAAGAAATCAATAGAACAACTTTATATTCAGTGATATTTTGgctagggaagaaataaagaaagaaattaaggcagAACATACCAAAACATATGaggcacaatgaaaacagtgctaagaagaaaactcagagctctgagtgccttcataaagaaactggaaagatcttACACTAGCaccttaacagcacatctgaaagctctagaaaacagcagcaaatacacccaagaggagcaggaaataatcaatctcaggactgaaatcaaagaagtagaaacaaagacaactatacaaagaacaataataataataatgatttataataataatagaatctggttctttgaaagaatcaacaagatagataaacccttagccaaactaactagagagCACAAGACAGCATcgaaattaacaaaatcagaaatgaagaatgagacataacaacagaaactgaagaaattaaaaaaaaaatcatcaaatactACTAccaaagcctatactcaacaaaactggaaaatctaaatgaaatatacGATTTTCTATTTAGATACAatgaaccaaagttaaatcaggatcagataaaccatctaaagagTCCCacaacccctaaggaaatagaagcagtcattaaaagtcttccaaccagcatcaaagctcagcagagcagtattctttaaattcataatctcACTATGCAAAGTTAAAACATCCAGAGAGATGTTAGTATTATGCCAAATACCCTGAATGTTTCTTTGAACTTTTTCTCAATAATAGGTGCACCTATTTTTAAGGCGACTTGATATGACAAGGGGGGTTGATATCTGTGAGAGGTCTCTCCTCTGATGataaggggagggagaagaagtggagagaaggtgagagggagggacttggaggagaggagagataaCAAGCTTTGATCAggacataaagtaaaaaaattaatgaaagaaatgaacataactaagagagaaaggagagagaaagagaagaggagagagatagaaagagacagagacacacagagagagattcaGGTAAATgctagaaaaaaagcaaaaacaaagcaacatcaacaaaaaaacaatcctgagtgaggtaacccagatccataAAGAcaaatgtggtgtgtgtttacGTATAATGTAGATAGTAGCTGCTAAGACATTGCAAAGTAAGCTACAGTCTGTATGAGCTCAGAGGTTAGATATAGAAAAAGGAGCTGAGGGAAGATCTtcctggaaagaggaaactgaATAGAACATTATGAATGTAGTGGGGGGTCTTAGAGCTAAAGAATCAAATGGAGGAAAATGGCTGAGGTGGGCTGAGGGTGGGAATACAGATGGAGACAACTAAAATGAAGGATCATTTGAAAGGGTGTATAGAAACCTAATGTAGTAGAAGCcccctaaaatatatacatatttgatgGTGATCCAAATTAAATTGTCAAATAATGGGGTGGAGGGATGAGCTCCCAACTGAATATTTTTGTCATCAAATGAAGTTTCCAATTCTGGGACTGCATTATATCTAGTCAAGTTATTGGCCAAAGCGGTGCTATAGGAACTCCAAAACAACCTAGGTTATTGACAAGGTTATTGATCAATTACCACAAACTGAAAGTTATGCCCTATTATTGAAAACAATACCTGAATAATTTATTGAACACAAGGAAGTTAGGGTCTTGCCTACCTAGAGCCATTACCCATAGTGACTAGGGTTTATGGTATTAGATGGTATTCTGCTTGCTACCAAAGAAGTAAACACATATCCCCTATTAATCCTTGGATATATGATGCTTATTTGCTTGTAAGATACATCAGGACATTGAGGTACAAAACCAAGATGGCAGGCCCATAAGCTTCcatggattctcctgtctctacttcccactTTCCACAGGAGCTCTGTGATTAGAAAGTCACACTGCCATAACCAGCTTCACATGCGTGctggggattagaactcaggccctcacattTTCAAATCAAGCAATTTACTCTTGGAACTGAGACTTATCCTCGGCTCCTTAGTTTAGCTTACAAAAATATTATTCTGGAGCCATCCGCAAGTAAAGACACTTG harbors:
- the LOC110303642 gene encoding olfactory receptor 6C2-like; the protein is MRNRTVTTFILLGLTDDIRLQTLLFIFLLFSYMLSLSGNLTIITLTLIDPHLKTPMYIFLKNFSFLEISLTTACIPRFLYSISSGDKSIAYAACVSQLLFIDLFAVTEFFLLAIMSYDRYVAICKPLHYMTIMNSRVCKNFIFFCWVAALIIILPPISLGLGLEFCDSDIVDHFCCDAAPLLKISCSDTWLIEQMVIAGAVLTFIITFVCVVLSYGYIIKTILRFPSAKQRKKAFSTCSSHMIVVSITYGSCIFIYVKPSSKDDVAINKGISLIIVSISPMLNPFIYALRNKQVKQAFNYSIKKVAFLSKM